TGAAGGTCGGAGTAAAAAAAAACTCCAGGCTGGGCTTAAAGTCCACCGTGTCGTACAAGGAATCGTGTCCGAAAAGGTTGCCGGCATACCCAAGGGGAAGTTTTAAAATGCTCTTGGAGGTCGTGACCCAGGGCCCGGCAGAAAGGCGCCAGTGGGTGAAATCGAATTCGTGGTACTTCCACCCCCGTGTCTGGTACAGGGTGGCGCTGGTATTCCACAACCATCTTCCTTTCTCGCCCGCATCGTAGAGGACGTTTCCCGCCATACTGATACTCGTCACCCAATCCCTTAAGGCCTTCTGGGTATCGGTCAGAGGGCCGATCCTGCCCAGACCGCCGGGGATCTCAATGAATTCCCGGTCCGGACCCGCGCTTACGTTGGAATCACTTTGAATTCCCAGGGCGATCCGGGCATTGGTATAAAGCCGCTTCGTCCTTTCCACGATGGCGGAAAGCAGTTTCCTGATTTTCTCCTTGACCCTTTCCGGCGGGCCGTATCCGAGAACGGTCTCAAGCTCCTCCTCGGCCTCCTCGTAGCGTCCCAGGTTGAAATAGACCATGGCAAGTTCCAGTCTTACCCGGTGAAGGTGGGGATCGACCGCCAGCATCTGCCGGAACTTGTCGATGGCCAGGTCCGCCGCCCCAGCCTTTGCGGCACAGGTGGCCAGCCAGAACATGACGTCCATGGTCTCCACCTTTCCGGAGATCTCCTTGAAGATCGGGAGGGCCAGGGCATATTTCCTATCGTAATAAAGGGTGAGGGCTTTCGTCAGAAGCTTGTCGAGGGCCTTGATCTCATCGGACGTCATCCCTTTCAGTTGATCAAGGGCCTTTCGGTCATGGGCCAGGACCCCAGGGCTCTTTTTCATCCCTCCCGAAGCACCGGCCGCGGCAGGTACACTCCACAAGGTCCAAAAAAAGGAAAAAAAACAGCAGATGAAGAGAGAACTCCGAAGGAAAGCGCATCGGTGGTTCATGGCTCCTCCGCGGCGAAGAGGTTCCTTTTGAAGGAAAACAACGAGTTCCGGTGGAGGGTGTACCCGGGAATCAAAAAGATCTGGATACCGATTGAAGGGAATCTAGTATAGAAATGCTGGTTTCGTCAAGACGGTTCCCGAGCAACCAAGGTGCCGCAAAACGTTGCTCAATACGATATGGATCCTGCCCGCCTTCAACTAAGGGGCGATGAGTGAAGCCATTCTTCCGAGGTCATGATCCTGAAAAGGGGCCATAGGGCGTTTCTGCGATAGAGGCCCAGGGTATTGTGGTGAATCTCTTCGGTTACGGCCGCCGTGCAGTCCTCAAGGATGACTGTCTTGAAATCTTTTGAAAGGGCATCCATGGCCGTGGCCAGTACACAGAAATTGGTCGTGATACCGGCAAGAACACACATTGTTACCCCCATCTCCCGTAACCGCCGGTCGAGCTCGGTCTGAAAAAAGGCCGAAAACCGGGGTTTGGGGAGCCAAAGGTCTCCTACTTCGCGTTCCAGTTCACCGATGACTTCCGCGCCCCGCGTCCCCGCCAGGGAGTGGGGCTTCATCTTGCCCCTGAAGATAAAGTCCTGCCGTTTAAAGGCATCCGTCGAAAAGACGACCGGCCACCCTTTCTTCCTGAAGGCCCGGGTCAACCGGTTGATGGGGTCGATCAACTTCCTGGCCAAAGGGGTGATGGGCAGATTCTTGGTTTCGTCAAAGTTGTCCTTTACCATGTCTATGATAAGCATCGCTGGTCTTTCATCGCTTTCCATATCTCAACTCCTTGACGCGATCGATGATCATCGAGGCCGCTTTCTCCTTCATCCCTTTGCACTCTCCTTTCTTCGCCCGATTTGAAATCCGTCAAGCCGCTCTTTCTTGAAAGGAGCGTTCCTGCGGGGAAACCATAGGCCAGAAAACCCCGAAGAGCAAGTCCTTCCTGATCCGCCCAGTACTGATCACCATTTTGTTAATTGACAATAATAAGCTTTGGTGATATGTTTTAGCTTTATTTTTGCCTGAAATCAGACACTTTGGATGTTCAAACGACCTTCTGACCAAGGCAGTCTCATATCGAGGAAGGGTGTCATGGCATTAGAGAAAAGTAAGAATTTCATTCTGTGGTTCGATGAAATCGGTATCGAGGACGTCCCCATGGTGGGCGGGAAAAACGCCTCCCTTGGCGAGATGTACCAGAAACTCCATAAAAAGGGGATCAACATCCCTTACGGTTTCGCCATCACGGCTTACGCCTACCGCTATTTCCTGAAGTATGCCGGCATCGAGGACGAAATCAAGAAGGTCCTCAAGGACCTGGATACCGGAGACCTGAGCAATCTCATGCGAAAGGGCCGGGAGGTCCGGGATATCATCCACCATGCCGAGTTTCCCCCGGACCTGGTGCAGGCCATTTACACGGCCTATGACAAGCTGGCCGAAGGCTTCGGAAAGAAAGGCCTGGACGACCTGGACGTGGCCATCCGATCCTCCGCGACGGCCGAAGATCTGCCGGACGCCTCCTTTGCCGGCCAGCAGGACACCTATCTCAACATCAGGGGAAAACGGCGGGTCCTTGATGCCTGCCGAAAGTGTTTCGCGAGCCTTTTCACCAACCGGGCTATTTCCTATCGCCACGACAAGGGATACGGACAGTTCGACGTCTCCCTCTCCATTGCCGTGCAGAAGATGGTCCGGAGTGATTCGGCTTACTCGGGAGTCATGTTCTCCATTGACACCGAGACCGGATTCAAGGACGCGGTCTTCATCACCGCCGCTTACGGTCTGGGAGAGAACGTGGTCCAGGGTAACGTCAACCCGGACGAATACTACGTTTTCAAGCCGGCCCTCAAGGCGGGGAAACGGGCCATCATCAGCCGTAAAGTCGGAGACCGTGACATCAAGATGGTCTATTCCCTCGAAGATGACGCCACGGTGAAAAATGTGGCCACAACCCTCACAGAAAGGCATCGGTACGTCCTGGACGACGACGAAATCCTAAAACTCGCGGAGTGGGCCTGCATCATCGAGGACCATTACAGCAAGGAAGCCGGTCACTTCAAGCCTATGGACATAGAATGGGCCAAGGACGGAGACGGGATCAACGTGGGAACGGGCGAACTCTTCATCGTCCAGGCCAGGCCCGAAACCATACACAGCCAGGGGAGTTCCAACAGTTATGAAAATTACCGGCTTCTCGAAAAGGGGGAAGTGCTCGCTGTTGGGACGGCCGTTGGCACAAAGATCGGCCAGGGGGTGGCCAACCTCATTGAATCATCCGCCGACATGGACAAGTTCCAGGAAGGACAGGTGCTGGTTACAAGCATGACGGACCCGGATTGGGAACCCATCATGAAAATCGCCGCCGCCATCGTCACCAACAAGGGGGGGCGTACGTGTCACGCCGCCATCGTCTCCCGGGAGCTGGGGATCCCCTGTGTGATCGGAACAGGGAATGCCGACGAGATCATCAAGAGCGGGCAGGAAATCACAGTTTCCTGTTGTGAGGGTGAGACTGGCTATGTCTACGACGGATTGTTGAAGTACGAGGTGGAAACCCTCGACATGGATGATATTCCCCAAACCCGGACGAAGATAATGATGAACGTGGGGATGCCGGAGAAGGCCTTTGTCCAGGGGATGATTCCTAACGACGGGGTGGGCCTCGCCCGGGAGGAATTCATCATCTCTTCCCATATCGGGATCCACCCCCTCGCCCTCATCGAATATGACGAGCTGAGGAAAAAGGCCAAGAACGATCAGCGAATCGCGGGGGTCGTCTACCATATAGACGAGGTCACTTCGGTTTATGAGGACAAGACCCAGTTTTTCATCGACAAGCTGGCCGAGGGAGTCGCCCGGATCGCCGCCGGATTTTACCCGAACGACGTCATCGTCCGCCTTTCCGATTTCAAGACCAACGAGTATGCGAACCTCATCGGGGGATTCCTTTACGAGCCCGTGGAGAGCAATCCCATGATCGGATGGAGGGGGGCTTCCCGGTATTACGACGAGAAATTCAAACCGGCCTTCGAGCTGGAATGCAAGGCCCTCAAAAAGGCACGCAGCGAAATGGGGCTTACCAACATCAAGTTGATGGTTCCCTTCTGCCGGACCCCGGAGGAAGGGAAAAAGGTCGTTGCCCTCATGAAGGAATTCGGATTGGTGCAGGGGGAGGAGGACCTGGAGATTTACGTCATGTGCGAGATCCCCAGCAACGTCATCCTGGCAGATCAGTTCGCGGAGATCTTCGACGGCTTCTCCATCGGCTCCAACGACCTGACCCAATTGGCCCTCGGGCTTGACAGGGACTCTTCTCTGGTATCCCACATCTACGATGAAAGAAGCGAAGCCGTCAAACGACTCATCGCTGACGTGATCAAGACCGCCAAGGCAAAGGGGCGCAAAATCGGAATCTGTGGACAGGCGCCCAGTGACTTTCCCGAGTTCGCGGACTTCTTGGTGGAATGCGGCATTGATTCAATAAGCCTCATACCCGACTCGGTCGTAAAGACCCGATTGACCGTCGCGGCAAAGGAAAAAGCGCTGGGTATCCAACCGTCATAGGAAAAACAGGGGGAAATGGAACCGATACGGATTTTGGGGACGGGCTCCTACGTCCCGCCCAAGGTACTGAGCAATTTCGATTTACAGAAAATGGGACTTGACACCACGGATGAGTGGATCACACAGCGGACGGGTGTCAGGGAAAGAAGAATCGCTGATCCCGATGTCACCACCTCGGACCTCTCCCTAGAGGCTTCCCGAAGGGCCCTGGAGATGGCGGGGATGTCCGCACGGGACCTGGATCTCATCATCATCGCCACCATTACACCGGACACTTGCTGCCCCTCGGCATCCAACTGGCTCCAGGCCAAACTGGATGCCCCCCAGGCTGTCACCTTCGACGTTACGGCCGCCTGCTCCGGGTTCATCTTCGGGATCAACGTGGCCACCCAATACCTCCACACAGGGGCCTGCCGGAACGTGCTGGTGGTAGGGGCCGAAGTCATGACCCGAACCTTGGACTGGACGGACAGGAAAACCTGCATACTCTGGGGAGACGGAGCCGGTGCCGCGGTACTGACCAGCGGCAAGGAAGGGCACCTGATCCTTTCCACCCATATCCATACCGACGGAGCCAACGGCCAAGACCTGCTTCTGCCCGGAGGGGGTTCAAAGACCACCCCCATCTCTCACGAAAGCGTGGATAAAAAACTCCATACCCTCAACATGATCGAGGCCAACGCGAGCTTCAGGGTGGCTGTGAGACATTTCGTGGAGACCATCCGGGAGGCCGTTCAATACAACGGCTTGGAAGTGGAAGACGTAGACTGGTTCATCCCCCACCAGGCCAACCTCCGGATGTTCCAGTCCATGGCCAAAAGCCTGAAAGTCCCCATGGAAAAATTCTATGTCACCCTCCACAAGTACGGGAACATTTCTTCCGCTTCTTGTGCCATCGCCCTGGACGAGGCCGTTCGGGACGGGAGTGTCAAGGAAGGCCAGATCATATGCATGCCCGTCTTCGGCGGCGGTCTCACTTGGGGCAGCGCCCTGATCCGATGGTGACCTAACTCCTTCCCGGTGAGCCGTTTTCAAAACGTTTCAGTCTGTTCAAGGTCAACCAAGACGGTTTTTTTCTCCCATCCCCCGTTAGGGGCAATAAAGCAAAGAGACCTTTGAAAAACGCCCCCTTTTGCCCAATTGCGGCGTCAGGCTCAAACCGGGGACCCGCCCGAAGGGTGAGGAGTCGTCGCTTCGCGCGGACAAATTTCAATCCTCAAAATACTAAATGTATTCCTGCGGTTGAAATTTTCGCCTTCCTTGAACTTGACCAAAATTGAGCATTTTTCAAAGGTCTCGCAAAAAGGCCGCAGCGAGGTGCGGCCTTTTTGCTTGTCCTGGATGCCTTCTTAACACGCCAGCCTGGGGCAGGCATTTTCCCCCAACTCAAACGCCGGCAATGGTTCACGCCTTCTATCCGGCCGCCCTTTCTCCTGGTGAAGGGGCCGTGGATC
This is a stretch of genomic DNA from Deltaproteobacteria bacterium. It encodes these proteins:
- a CDS encoding tetratricopeptide repeat protein, producing MKKSPGVLAHDRKALDQLKGMTSDEIKALDKLLTKALTLYYDRKYALALPIFKEISGKVETMDVMFWLATCAAKAGAADLAIDKFRQMLAVDPHLHRVRLELAMVYFNLGRYEEAEEELETVLGYGPPERVKEKIRKLLSAIVERTKRLYTNARIALGIQSDSNVSAGPDREFIEIPGGLGRIGPLTDTQKALRDWVTSISMAGNVLYDAGEKGRWLWNTSATLYQTRGWKYHEFDFTHWRLSAGPWVTTSKSILKLPLGYAGNLFGHDSLYDTVDFKPSLEFFFTPTFSLRTTVGYSRDTYETATSTNDRNGQDNINRTWEINPNFYFNGRREFLSFSCSGENLNARERRYSYDALNLAVSYFKQFTWQDWDMEFFAKYKFTRKHYKAPALLWPEGHLRRDKRHNFYLVLSRNVSKHMFLSVSLNLIQNQSNTALYEFDKTVYGFSMGWKF
- a CDS encoding cysteine hydrolase encodes the protein MESDERPAMLIIDMVKDNFDETKNLPITPLARKLIDPINRLTRAFRKKGWPVVFSTDAFKRQDFIFRGKMKPHSLAGTRGAEVIGELEREVGDLWLPKPRFSAFFQTELDRRLREMGVTMCVLAGITTNFCVLATAMDALSKDFKTVILEDCTAAVTEEIHHNTLGLYRRNALWPLFRIMTSEEWLHSSPLS
- the ppsA gene encoding phosphoenolpyruvate synthase, whose translation is MALEKSKNFILWFDEIGIEDVPMVGGKNASLGEMYQKLHKKGINIPYGFAITAYAYRYFLKYAGIEDEIKKVLKDLDTGDLSNLMRKGREVRDIIHHAEFPPDLVQAIYTAYDKLAEGFGKKGLDDLDVAIRSSATAEDLPDASFAGQQDTYLNIRGKRRVLDACRKCFASLFTNRAISYRHDKGYGQFDVSLSIAVQKMVRSDSAYSGVMFSIDTETGFKDAVFITAAYGLGENVVQGNVNPDEYYVFKPALKAGKRAIISRKVGDRDIKMVYSLEDDATVKNVATTLTERHRYVLDDDEILKLAEWACIIEDHYSKEAGHFKPMDIEWAKDGDGINVGTGELFIVQARPETIHSQGSSNSYENYRLLEKGEVLAVGTAVGTKIGQGVANLIESSADMDKFQEGQVLVTSMTDPDWEPIMKIAAAIVTNKGGRTCHAAIVSRELGIPCVIGTGNADEIIKSGQEITVSCCEGETGYVYDGLLKYEVETLDMDDIPQTRTKIMMNVGMPEKAFVQGMIPNDGVGLAREEFIISSHIGIHPLALIEYDELRKKAKNDQRIAGVVYHIDEVTSVYEDKTQFFIDKLAEGVARIAAGFYPNDVIVRLSDFKTNEYANLIGGFLYEPVESNPMIGWRGASRYYDEKFKPAFELECKALKKARSEMGLTNIKLMVPFCRTPEEGKKVVALMKEFGLVQGEEDLEIYVMCEIPSNVILADQFAEIFDGFSIGSNDLTQLALGLDRDSSLVSHIYDERSEAVKRLIADVIKTAKAKGRKIGICGQAPSDFPEFADFLVECGIDSISLIPDSVVKTRLTVAAKEKALGIQPS
- a CDS encoding ketoacyl-ACP synthase III, translating into MEPIRILGTGSYVPPKVLSNFDLQKMGLDTTDEWITQRTGVRERRIADPDVTTSDLSLEASRRALEMAGMSARDLDLIIIATITPDTCCPSASNWLQAKLDAPQAVTFDVTAACSGFIFGINVATQYLHTGACRNVLVVGAEVMTRTLDWTDRKTCILWGDGAGAAVLTSGKEGHLILSTHIHTDGANGQDLLLPGGGSKTTPISHESVDKKLHTLNMIEANASFRVAVRHFVETIREAVQYNGLEVEDVDWFIPHQANLRMFQSMAKSLKVPMEKFYVTLHKYGNISSASCAIALDEAVRDGSVKEGQIICMPVFGGGLTWGSALIRW